A section of the Chryseobacterium scophthalmum genome encodes:
- a CDS encoding GAF domain-containing protein, with the protein MANLYKKESPFQVFISFKKYLDVLEHIRYNDRLEYRANYAESLIEKTKNFKELRDGFQDLSVFEKHKDLIRLLLADLFPTGLTRNEIKAAGIPLTNLTFNYTERFQNILNDAGKDFEIEFRDISDDEYYVFCCCLILQTYLKKDIKVTIPFYYDIPDKQGIMKHYKITVNSDFSDVYPAEGTKIPSDDILDMLLENLDDVQLWKKYFQPESWILNGFSIISLIDCTSEVALSDLKSSMIKIDLENPSPDENLKEIFKSYFDVAELNFGLMLFNIKNKRLEKLPIYENVFTNHLLDFWINTFDEEARKTAFENISYNSKPVVVSNVDNLDEEIKKLPTFNILKDNNINSFMVIPIMKDNELLAMMEFTSPINNSLNGLKLKKLEFVADMIIFSLSRFTYERNNQIEAIIQREYTTIHDSVIWKFRNEAERYFNAYLSKKIYTLKEISFKNLTPLFSFSDIRSSSDKRFKLMLEDLNQQIDGLHEVMSILNSSEAEKYSLALDVFENELNNEIKADTEQRFQRLLREEIHPYLQGQLEVKSEETIKEKIKNYFSQVFTQNDLFYANRKNLDDSITLLNRKLADILDEKQVAAQEIFPHYFERFKSDGVEHNLYIGPNIAPELPYSTKVVNELRYWQLETICMMEHEFRLFKKDLPVSLDIASLIFVYNEKIDIRFRMDEKRFDVDGAFNSNFEIIKKRLEKAHIKDSDERITCPGKITIVYFGLENQREYLQYIHRLQQQNILKSDVELLRVEDLQGITGLLAMRVSLA; encoded by the coding sequence TTGGCAAATCTCTACAAGAAAGAAAGTCCGTTTCAGGTTTTTATATCGTTCAAAAAATATTTGGATGTGTTAGAGCACATTCGGTATAACGATCGGTTAGAGTATCGCGCCAATTATGCAGAATCTTTGATTGAGAAAACCAAAAATTTCAAAGAATTAAGAGACGGTTTTCAGGATCTTTCGGTGTTTGAAAAGCACAAAGACCTCATCAGACTTTTATTGGCAGACCTCTTCCCTACCGGATTGACGAGAAATGAAATTAAAGCCGCAGGAATTCCGCTCACCAATCTTACGTTCAATTATACCGAAAGATTTCAGAATATTTTGAATGATGCCGGAAAAGATTTCGAGATTGAGTTCAGAGACATTAGCGACGACGAATATTATGTCTTTTGCTGTTGTCTGATTTTGCAGACCTATCTTAAAAAAGACATTAAAGTTACCATCCCGTTTTATTATGACATTCCCGATAAACAGGGAATTATGAAGCATTATAAAATTACGGTCAACTCAGATTTCAGTGATGTTTATCCTGCTGAAGGAACCAAAATTCCGTCGGATGATATTTTGGATATGTTGCTTGAAAATCTGGACGATGTACAGCTTTGGAAAAAATACTTCCAGCCCGAATCATGGATTTTAAACGGATTTAGTATTATTTCTCTTATCGACTGTACTTCGGAAGTGGCATTGTCTGATTTGAAATCGAGCATGATTAAAATTGATCTGGAAAATCCTTCACCAGATGAGAATTTAAAAGAAATATTTAAATCTTATTTTGATGTTGCTGAGCTCAACTTTGGGTTGATGCTGTTTAATATCAAAAACAAAAGGCTCGAAAAACTTCCTATTTACGAGAATGTTTTCACCAATCACCTTCTCGATTTTTGGATCAACACCTTTGATGAAGAAGCAAGAAAAACTGCTTTTGAAAACATCAGTTACAACTCAAAACCTGTGGTGGTTTCGAATGTTGACAATCTTGATGAGGAAATCAAAAAACTGCCAACTTTCAATATTCTGAAAGACAATAACATCAATAGCTTCATGGTCATTCCGATTATGAAAGACAACGAGCTTCTTGCAATGATGGAGTTTACTTCGCCTATTAACAATAGTTTGAACGGTTTGAAACTGAAAAAACTTGAATTTGTTGCCGACATGATTATTTTCTCACTGAGCAGGTTTACCTATGAAAGAAATAATCAGATTGAAGCTATTATTCAACGTGAGTATACAACGATTCACGACAGCGTAATCTGGAAATTCAGGAATGAAGCAGAGCGTTATTTTAATGCTTATTTATCGAAAAAAATATACACATTAAAAGAGATTTCGTTTAAAAATCTTACTCCGTTATTTAGTTTTTCAGACATTCGCTCTTCATCAGACAAACGTTTTAAGCTGATGTTGGAAGATCTCAATCAGCAAATTGACGGACTCCATGAAGTGATGAGCATTTTAAATTCATCAGAAGCCGAAAAGTATTCTTTGGCATTGGATGTTTTTGAAAACGAACTCAATAATGAAATAAAAGCAGATACAGAACAGCGTTTCCAAAGACTTTTGCGTGAAGAAATTCATCCTTATCTGCAAGGTCAGCTTGAGGTAAAAAGTGAAGAAACGATTAAAGAAAAAATCAAAAATTACTTTAGTCAGGTTTTTACACAGAATGATCTTTTTTATGCCAACAGAAAAAATTTAGACGATTCTATTACGCTTCTCAATCGTAAACTGGCCGATATTTTAGATGAAAAACAAGTCGCAGCTCAGGAAATCTTCCCGCATTATTTTGAAAGATTTAAATCGGATGGCGTTGAACACAATCTCTACATCGGTCCCAATATCGCTCCTGAATTGCCTTATTCTACGAAAGTGGTTAATGAATTAAGATATTGGCAGCTGGAAACTATTTGTATGATGGAACATGAGTTTCGTTTATTCAAAAAAGATCTTCCGGTTTCACTTGATATTGCTTCGTTGATTTTTGTGTATAATGAAAAAATAGACATCCGTTTCCGAATGGATGAAAAACGTTTTGATGTAGACGGTGCATTTAATTCTAATTTTGAGATCATCAAAAAAAGACTTGAAAAAGCGCACATCAAAGACTCTGACGAAAGAATTACCTGTCCCGGAAAAATTACCATCGTTTATTTCGGTTTAGAAAATCAACGTGAATATTTACAATACATCCACAGACTTCAGCAACAGAATATTTTAAAATCAGATGTTGAACTTTTAAGAGTTGAAGATCTGCAGGGAATTACAGGATTGCTTGCAATGAGAGTTTCTTTAGCGTAA
- a CDS encoding bestrophin family protein — protein MIVRQRTHWLKMLFIWRGSVLKKIVAQLCIITIFSVAVYYFNGKIYDYKVKLNPTVFTLIGLALAIFMGFCNTASYDRFWEGRKLWGLLVIETRSLTRQILSFIPNVSKEEKQEIVKLISAFCWSLNYQLRDKSDIKPLQKLLSEEQFHQIQGKKFIPSIILGFISDWLNIQNKNGNIDTIVLTSMNHQLNQFSNISGGCERIYNTPLPFAYCVLLHRTVYLYCFWLPFGLLDSLDWMMPLIVLLISYTFIALDAIIQEIGEPFGEEENDLALNSICRTIEFSIFEQAEIPQGELKKPDSYFVD, from the coding sequence ATGATTGTAAGACAGCGAACACACTGGCTGAAAATGTTATTTATATGGAGAGGTTCTGTACTAAAGAAAATCGTAGCTCAGCTTTGTATTATCACCATTTTCTCTGTAGCGGTATATTATTTTAACGGTAAAATTTACGATTATAAAGTAAAGCTCAATCCTACGGTTTTTACATTGATTGGTTTAGCTTTAGCCATTTTTATGGGCTTTTGCAATACCGCAAGTTATGACCGATTCTGGGAAGGAAGAAAACTTTGGGGATTACTGGTCATTGAAACCCGTTCTTTAACAAGACAGATTTTATCTTTTATACCGAATGTTTCAAAAGAAGAAAAACAGGAAATTGTAAAATTGATTTCTGCATTTTGCTGGTCTTTAAATTATCAGTTAAGAGATAAATCAGATATAAAACCTCTTCAAAAGCTACTTTCTGAAGAGCAGTTTCATCAGATTCAGGGTAAAAAGTTTATTCCCAGTATTATTTTAGGATTTATTTCAGATTGGCTGAACATTCAGAATAAAAACGGAAATATAGACACGATTGTTTTGACTTCGATGAATCATCAATTGAATCAGTTTTCTAATATTTCCGGTGGTTGCGAAAGGATTTATAATACACCGCTTCCATTTGCTTACTGTGTTTTGCTACATCGTACGGTTTATTTATACTGTTTTTGGTTACCATTTGGATTGCTCGACAGTTTAGACTGGATGATGCCTTTGATTGTACTTCTTATCAGTTATACTTTTATTGCTTTAGATGCCATTATTCAGGAAATCGGGGAGCCTTTTGGTGAAGAAGAAAATGATTTGGCACTCAACAGTATTTGCAGAACGATTGAATTTTCTATTTTTGAACAGGCAGAAATTCCACAAGGTGAATTAAAAAAGCCTGATTCTTATTTTGTAGATTGA
- a CDS encoding Pycsar system effector family protein: MSTLDKAKNYVENLFKDKLSSVYFYHNFIHTTYAVQKADEIIKHTNLSEVDREKVLLALWFHDVGFTDCNAEGHEERGAAIMKDFLKKDNFSEEYINEVSRLILSTEKYHQPQDLLEMIMKDADFSHFASPFYNDSAEALRKEWELTGGMCFSNDEWNEMNVDFLKNKHKYFTDYAKENWEPLKLKNVKKLEKKMDKMDKEEKPKKENSDKKDQKSDRSVDTLFRVTLNNHTRLSDIADSKANILLSVNAIIISVCLSVLVPKLDTPKNAHLIIPTFFLLISSVLTIIFAILSTKPNVTKTTFTNQDIKDRKVNLLFFGNFHQMEFNHYLSSMHDLIKDRDYIYDSMVKDLYYLGKVLDRKYKLLSVTYQIFMAGIIISVLSFAYAFLTL; this comes from the coding sequence ATGAGCACCTTAGACAAAGCTAAAAATTATGTTGAAAACTTATTCAAAGATAAACTATCTTCTGTTTACTTTTACCATAATTTTATTCATACCACATATGCCGTTCAGAAAGCAGATGAAATCATAAAGCATACCAATTTGTCTGAAGTTGACAGAGAAAAGGTATTGCTTGCATTATGGTTTCATGATGTTGGTTTTACAGATTGTAATGCTGAAGGGCATGAGGAAAGGGGAGCCGCTATTATGAAAGATTTTCTTAAAAAAGATAATTTTTCGGAAGAATATATAAATGAAGTTTCCAGATTGATTCTTTCTACAGAAAAATACCATCAGCCTCAAGATCTTTTAGAAATGATTATGAAAGATGCTGATTTCAGTCATTTTGCGAGCCCGTTTTATAACGATTCTGCGGAAGCTTTGCGTAAAGAATGGGAACTGACGGGTGGAATGTGTTTTTCTAATGATGAATGGAATGAAATGAATGTAGATTTTCTTAAAAACAAGCATAAATATTTTACAGATTATGCCAAAGAAAACTGGGAACCGCTCAAACTGAAAAATGTAAAAAAATTGGAAAAGAAGATGGATAAAATGGACAAAGAAGAGAAACCCAAAAAAGAAAATTCAGATAAAAAAGATCAGAAATCTGACAGAAGTGTAGATACGCTTTTCAGAGTTACTTTGAATAATCATACAAGACTGAGCGATATTGCAGATAGTAAAGCCAATATTTTGCTTTCGGTCAATGCAATTATTATTTCGGTTTGCCTTTCTGTTTTAGTTCCGAAATTAGATACACCAAAGAATGCGCATTTAATTATTCCTACATTTTTTCTGTTGATCTCAAGTGTTTTGACGATTATTTTTGCTATTCTTTCTACAAAACCCAATGTTACGAAGACTACTTTTACCAATCAGGATATTAAAGACCGTAAAGTAAACCTTTTATTTTTCGGAAACTTTCATCAGATGGAATTTAATCATTATCTGAGCTCGATGCATGATCTTATTAAAGACCGAGATTATATCTACGATTCTATGGTGAAAGATCTATACTATCTTGGAAAAGTTTTAGACAGAAAATATAAGCTTCTTTCGGTTACGTATCAGATTTTTATGGCAGGAATTATAATTTCTGTACTGTCTTTTGCGTACGCTTTTCTTACGCTTTAA